A portion of the Camelus ferus isolate YT-003-E chromosome 16, BCGSAC_Cfer_1.0, whole genome shotgun sequence genome contains these proteins:
- the NEUROD2 gene encoding neurogenic differentiation factor 2, giving the protein MLTRLFSEPGLLSDVPKFASWGDGDDDEPRSDKGDAPPPPPPPPGPGAPGPARAAKPVPLRADEVPEAALAEVKEEGELGGEEEEEEEEEEGLDEAEGERPKKRGPKKRKMTKARLERSKLRRQKANARERNRMHDLNAALDNLRKVVPCYSKTQKLSKIETLRLAKNYIWALSEILRSGKRPDLVSYVQTLCKGLSQPTTNLVAGCLQLNSRNFLTEQGADGTGRFHGSGGPFAMHPYPYPCSRLAGAQCQAAGGLGGGAAHALRTHGYCAAYETLYAAAGGGGASPDYNSSEYEGPLSPPLCLNGNFSLKQDSSPDHEKSYHYSMHYSALPGSRPTGHGLVFGSSAVRGGVHSENLLSYDMHLHHDRGPMYEELNAFFHN; this is encoded by the coding sequence ATGCTGACCCGCCTGTTCAGCGAGCCCGGTCTCCTCTCGGACGTGCCCAAGTTCGCCAGCTGGGGCGACGGCGACGACGACGAGCCGAGGAGCGACAAGGGCGACGCGCCACCTCCACCTCCGCCTCCGCCAGGGCCGGGGGCTCCCGGGCCCGCCCGGGCCGCCAAGCCGGTCCCTCTCCGTGCAGACGAGGTGCCGGAGGCCGCGCTGGCCGAGGTCAAGGAGGAAGGCGAGCTGgggggcgaggaggaggaggaagaggaggaggaggaagggctggacGAGGCAGAGGGCGAGCGGCCCAAGAAGCGCGGGCCCAAGAAACGCAAGATGACCAAGGCGCGCCTGGAGCGCTCCAAGCTGCGGCGGCAGAAGGCGAACGCGCGGGAGCGCAACCGCATGCACGACCTAAACGCGGCGCTGGACAACCTGCGGAAGGTGGTGCCCTGCTACTCCAAGACACAGAAGCTGTCCAAGATCGAGACGCTGCGCCTCGCCAAGAACTACATCTGGGCGCTCTCAGAGATCCTGCGCTCGGGCAAGCGGCCCGACCTGGTGTCCTATGTGCAGACGCTGTGCAAGGGCCTGTCGCAGCCCACCACCAACCTGGTGGCCGGCTGCCTGCAGCTCAACTCGCGCAACTTCCTCACGGAGCAGGGCGCCGACGGCACGGGCCGCTTCCACGGCTCGGGCGGCCCGTTTGCCATGCACCCCTACCCGTACCCGTGCTCGCGCCTGGCGGGCGCACAGTGCCAGGCGGCGGGCGGCCTGGGCGGCGGCGCAGCGCACGCCCTGCGGACCCACGGCTACTGCGCCGCCTACGAGACGCTGTatgcggcggcgggcggcggcggcgcgagCCCGGACTACAACAGCTCCGAGTACGAGGGCCCGCTGAGCCCCCCGCTCTGTCTCAATGGCAACTTCTCGCTCAAGCAGGACTCGTCGCCCGACCACGAGAAGAGCTACCATTACTCTATGCACTACTCGGCGCTGCCCGGCTCGCGGCCCACGGGCCATGGGCTGGTCTTCGGCTCGTCGGCTGTGCGCGGGGGCGTCCACTCGGAGAATCTCTTGTCTTACGATATGCACCTTCACCACGACCGGGGCCCCATGTACGAGGAGCTCAATGCGTTTTTCCATAACTGA